GGGGATCGCTTGATTAATTCCTAGCCGCGGAGTGGGGCCATCAACGCCTCGCTTATGGGCTGCCATCGATTGCATCGACACcaaattaaaaaaccattGCCAGCCATAAAAAAGCACTTAACTCGTCAATTAACACACGATCTTAGGAGCGTTGCAAGGAAAATCTCCGCTTGTCAATGGAAAACTCTTCTCCTTTCGGGgctgcccccgcccccgcaCTTTCCCCCCCCTGTCAATCGTCAGCTCGTTTTAGGGTCGCTGCTTCTGCGTGGCGTGTGTGCGTGACCGGTGACCTTCGACCCGAGGATCTAACAGCTCCGATAGTCGAGCGCTGCCTCTGCGCTACATGTTGTCACATAAAGTGTCGCTCTTCAAAAGCAGCGCAGCACTGCGTGAGGCACAAAATCGTTTTCGGATTCGGATacgaaatgggaatgggaataggCATGGTTATTGAAATGGGAGTCAGATTCGGGCTCATTGCCATTGTCCGCGTGTCGCCTAATTGTGGCAGTGTCCTTCGGATTTATGACACAAAACAGAGCTGCTTGAAAGGCTGCCGCCAGCATAACGCTCCCCAAGGGTGGTCCCCATGtaaccatataccatataccatttGTATATCACATTGTTTTTTATGCCGAACCTTTGGAAGTTCCTTGTTTTGACAAGGCAGAAGATGGTGCCCTACGAACCCGCCTTGTGACCCACTTAAACCCTAGGTAACTTAAAGATACTAACCTGAGCTGGGACGATCGCTGTAGCGGGTGCAGTACACCCAGGCGGGCCACATCTCGTTCTTGCCGCCCTCCGTGGTGGTGGATCCCGTCTCGGAACGCGTGTCATCCGAGGACTCCATGCCGGAGTCCCGGCTAACGGCGGATGGCGGAGGAATGGGCTGCGGCTGGGGACTGCTGGCATTGACTCCGGATCCACTGGCTCCCAGGCGGCTGCTGGGCGAGGAGTTCAGGGAGCTAGCCGCCGAGGAGCAGcccgacgaggaggagctcGAGCTGGTGGCCACGGAGGaggtgctgctgatggtggaGGCATTGGAGGCGGGTGGCGGGCTGGCCAGGCTGCTGGCACTGCTGCTTAGCGGCGGTTGGGTCATCGTGGGGGCAGAAGGTTGTCCGATCTGCGAGACCGCCTTGCACAGTGATCCCAGGGCGGACTTCTCGGGATTGGCATCGCTCATCTTGGAGCTCATGGGCGGCGGGATGACGGCATTGGCTGCACTCCTGCGCAGGCGACTCTGCACGATCTCCTCGTGTATCCTGGGATAGGCAGCCGGATTGAAGCAGTTGAGGAAGTTGGCCCGCTCCAGCATCATGGCCGCGGtggcggctgcggcggcggcctGCTGTTGCCGGCTGAACTCCAGCAGATCCACTCGCGTGAAGGCGGAGGGCGTGGCCGTCTGGGAGCGATTCGCCTCGAAGGGGCGGAAGATGCTGGCCTGGTTCTCCATCGACTTGCCCGGCTTCTGGACATCGCCGAAACGGTCGCTTAGGATGTTGGAGATGGAAAAGGCCAGCGAGGGCTTGGCCGTcgactgctgctggtgggcgGGAGGTGGCAGGCGTCCGCCCGCTGAAGTGtcgtccacgtccacatcgATGTCGtcatcctcctccgcctcgtcctcctcgttgGTGGTGTGCGTCTGGTTGTGGAAACTCATGTCCCCGATGACGGAGTcgctctcctcctccttgatGGTCAGCGGCGTGGACGAGGCGGGCGTGGAGCAGGACGCGGGCGATCCACTGCCACTGAGGCGCTGCTGCAGTGCAGccgcgtgggcgtgggcggccgcagcagctgctgcagcggcggcggctgcagcgGCATCGAAGGCCATTGCCGGATGGTGGAAGACACCGGCGGCCAGTTGCTGTTGGTGcaactgctgcagttgctgcagctggtgaaggtgctgcatttgctgctgctgttgctgctgctgctgttgctggtggtggaggtgcTGCATTTGAAGGGTAACGGGGCTGGGCGCTGACTGTGGACTGCAGCGATCCTCCAGGGCCATTGGTTTCGACTGGGCGCTAAATTGCAACTCGCTTAAGACACTTGTCACTGGGTCACTTGACACTGGGCCACTGATTCTTCTGATTCTTCTGATTGCTCAGATTCTTCTGATTCTCTTCTCTGTActctgtttgctttttgccttttgctgtttgctgttttctgttttctgtttggcCTTTGCTTTCGTGTTTGATTTGCAACTGTTGTTCCGACACGCACGTCTGTTCACATCGAGCGCAACGACTGAATTAGTTGACTACTTCGGAATCGCAGCGCCGACGT
This sequence is a window from Drosophila teissieri strain GT53w chromosome 2R, Prin_Dtei_1.1, whole genome shotgun sequence. Protein-coding genes within it:
- the LOC122612694 gene encoding segmentation polarity homeobox protein engrailed, with product MALEDRCSPQSAPSPVTLQMQHLHHQQQQQQQQQQQMQHLHQLQQLQQLHQQQLAAGVFHHPAMAFDAAAAAAAAAAAAAAHAHAAALQQRLSGSGSPASCSTPASSTPLTIKEEESDSVIGDMSFHNQTHTTNEEDEAEEDDDIDVDVDDTSAGGRLPPPAHQQQSTAKPSLAFSISNILSDRFGDVQKPGKSMENQASIFRPFEANRSQTATPSAFTRVDLLEFSRQQQAAAAAATAAMMLERANFLNCFNPAAYPRIHEEIVQSRLRRSAANAVIPPPMSSKMSDANPEKSALGSLCKAVSQIGQPSAPTMTQPPLSSSASSLASPPPASNASTISSTSSVATSSSSSSSGCSSAASSLNSSPSSRLGASGSGVNASSPQPQPIPPPSAVSRDSGMESSDDTRSETGSTTTEGGKNEMWPAWVYCTRYSDRPSSGPRYRRPKQPKDKTNDEKRPRTAFSSEQLARLKREFNENRYLTERRRQQLSSELGLNEAQIKIWFQNKRAKIKKSTGSKNPLALQLMAQGLYNHTTVPLTKEEEELEMRMNGQIP